From the genome of Thiomicrorhabdus indica:
AATCGGAGTGGGTGTTTTAGTTTTAATGACAATCGTCGCACTCTTTTTTATTGCATTGAAAGTCAGTAATTTTACGGCGCTTCAAGATCGGCCGACTTATCAAATTACGGCATTATTTGAGAATATTGGTGGTCTAAAAAAACGCGCGCCGGTGAAAATGAGCGGTGTTGTCATTGGACGCGTGTCGCACATTGTGATTGATCCGGTGACTTATAAAGCTAAAGTGTTTATGGAAATCGATCAAGAATTCGATAATCTTCCGCTTGATACCTCGGGTGCCATTTTGACATCGGGCTTACTGGGTGATCAATATATTGGTGTTACGCCAGGAGCCGATATGGAGTTCCTTCAGTCAGGCGACCAATTGGAATTTACTCAATCAGCGTTGGTGCTTGAAGAGTTGATTGGTCAGTTTTTAGTTAAAATGAGTGAAAGTTAAAGGGAAGAGGGTGAGAAGATGAAGCTAAGCTTTTCAAAGTTTTTATGGGTTTTGTGTGCTTTGATGGTGCCGTTTATGGCAAATGCTGTTGAACAAAAAAACATTTCGCAAGATAACCCAACTCTGCTTGTCACTGAGCTGTCCGATTTTGTGGTCAAGACCTTAAACGACCACCGTTCGCAGTTTGAACAAGATAATCAACAAGTGGTTGATTTTGCTTATGCGAATGTGTTGCCTTATGTTGATACAGACCGTATGGCGCGTTATGCGCTTGGCAAAAATTGGCGTTCAGCGACTGAACAACAGCAAAAAGCGTTTACGAAAGCTTTTACTGAGAATTTAATCCGTTCGTATTCTCAAAGCTTCTTAAACTTGAAAATTGAGAGTGTAACTGTGAGCCCGGCGGTGATTGAAAAACCTGGTAGGGCTTCTGTGAGTTCGACTGTTGTTCAGCAAGAAGGTAAGCCGGCCGAAGTGCTTTATCGTGTTTATCAGGATAAGCAGAGTAAAAAATGGTTTTTGTATGATGTCGTCATTGAGAATGTCAGTATGTTGTTGAGTTATCGCAGCGTCTATAGCAATGCTGTGGCAACTCAAGGACTTGATGCGGTGATTAAAGAGCTGCAAGATAAAAACCAGCAAGTTTTGGCGAACTAAAGCGTTTTGCATATGTCACAAGATTCTTTGCAAGATGTATTGGTCATTCCAGCCGAAGCAACTCTGTTGGAACTTTCGGCTTGGTTAAAGAAAGAGCAGGTTTTGGTGAAAAACAGTAATGTGCTCGATTTTAGCCAAATGCGTAAAGGCGATAGCAGTATTTTAGCTCTAATGTTGTATTTACAAAGTCAGTTACCGGCCGGTCAAAAACTCCTTGCACGCCATTTTCCTGAGCAGCTAAAGACTCTGCTAGAGCTCTATGACCTCGAAAACACGTTTGAACTTGAATAGTTCATTCATTCTCTCATGTTTTACACACGAATCTAAGTTGGACCGATTTTTATGAAGGCAGTTGAATTTCAAGCCGTAGAGAAATATTACGACTCATTTCAGGCATTAAAAGGTGTTAGCTTTGATGTTGAAGAAGGTGAGTTCTTTGGTCTGTTAGGCCCAAACGGTGCAGGTAAATCGACGCTAATCAATTCGATGTCGGGTTTGGTTACTCCTTCGTCAGGTTCGATTTCTGTTTTAGGGAATGATGTGATTGCCGATTACAGAAAAACTCGCCGAGCATTGGGTTTGGTTCCGCAAGAGCTGATTGCTGATCCATTTTTTAATATTCGAGAGTTGCTTGAACTGCAGTCCGGCTATTTCGGAATTAAAGGGCCTCAGCAACAAAAATGGATTGATGAGTTGCTCGAACGATTAGCTCTTAGTGAAAAAGCGAAATCCTTGACGCATCAGTTGTCTGGTGGAATGAAGCGCCGAGCTTTGATTGCGATGGCTTTGGTTCATAAGCCAAAAGTATTGGTGTTAGATGAACCGACTGCGGGTGTCGATGTTGATTTGCGTCGGACGCTTTGGGAATTTACCAAGGAGCTTCATGCTCAGGGCCATACGATTATTTTGACAACCCATTATCTTGAAGAGGCAGAAGCTTTGTGCAATCGTGTCGCGATTATGCAAGAAGGACAAATTAAGGCTTTAGATAAGACGTCGGCTTTACTGAGTCGTCATGCCTATCGCTATCTAAGAGTGGTTACTCCGCATTCCAAAAAGGATTTGGTTCCCGAGTTGCAAAGCCGCTTAGAGGAAAGTGATGGTAATGGGATTTTGCTCAAGGTGAAAAAAGAGGAGTGCATGTCATCGGTTTTAGGTTGGTTGCATCAAAGTGGGATTGCTATCGAGGATATTAGTTCAAGAGATGCTTCCCTTGAGGAAGTGTTTCTGGATTTAACGTCAGGCAAAGCGCAGGAGACAAAAAATGTTTAATTTTGCGGGTTGTTGGGCGCTTTTTATCAAAGAAGTTCGTCGTTTTTATTCCGTTGTTGTACAAACGGTTTTTGCACCTGTGGTTGCAACTTTGCTCTATCTATTGGTTTTTGGGCAAATTATTGATTCGCAAACCGAAGTGTTTAATGGGGTTGGCTACAGTGAGTTTCTTATTCCAGGGTTGGTCATGATGTCCATTTTGCAAAATGCTTTTGCAAATACCTCGTCGAGTCTCATTCAATCAAAAATGCATGGCAACTTAACGTTTGTATTGCTGAGCCCAATTTCGTCTTTGGAAATGTATATTGCGTTTATTGCGGCTTCTGTGGTTCGCGGCTTAGCGGTTGGGGTTGGAATTTTACTCGTTGGCTGGATTGGCTTTGATATTCGTTTTGATTCACCATTGTGGATTCTTGTGTTTGCTGTATTGAGTGCGGCAATGATGGGTGGGCTAGGCATGCTGGCTGGAATTGTTTCGGATAAATATGACCATTTAGCCGCTTTCCAGAATTTCATTATTATGCCGTTGACTTTTTTAAGTGGGGTGTTTTATTCAATACATGCGCTGCCTGGTTTCTGGCAACAGTTGTCCCATTTCAATCCATTTTTCTATATGGTTGATGGTTTTCGTTACGGGTTTTACTCGCAGTCTGATGTATCGATTTATTTGAGCTTGGGAGTGACGATTATTTTCCTTTTGGCCGTTTCGACGATAAATCTGATTTTATTGGCTAAAGGCGTTAAAATACGCCATTAAAATTTTTTTCGACGAATTGAGTTTGTCCGAAAAGTCCATAAAAGACAGTGAGAGAACTTAGAGAGAGAGTCAAATGTCACCAGAAACCATTCGATCAATGATCCAAGATAAAATTGCCGATAGCCAAGTAGAAACAAGTGGTGCGGATTGTAACTTTGCTGTAGTGGTGACCAGTCCTGAATTTGAAGGTAAATCACCAATTCAGCGTCATCGAATGGTGAATGAGGTCTTTAAAGAGCAGTTGGCAAATGGTGAGTTACATGCTCTATCAATTAAGACTCAAACGCCATAACAGAATCACTTTCTGTTTCGATGAATTTATAGAATAAGCGACCTTCAATGGATAAATTGCTCATTAAGGGACAGAATCAGCTTTCTGGCTCTGTCGATATTTCTGGTTCCAAAAATGCGGCTTTACCGATTCTTGCTGCATGCTTGCTAGCAGATTCAACGGTAAAAGTTTCCAATATTCCGCATTTACGAGATGTAACCACTACTATTCGCTTGTTAGCAGCGATGGGTGCTGAGGTTTTGATTGATGAACAGCGCACGGTTGAAATCAATAGCTCAACGTTGAAGTCTTGCGAAGCCCCTTATGAATTGGTTAAAACCATGCGTGCATCGATTTTGGTTTTAGGGCCTTTGTTGGCAAAGTATGGAGAAGCCAAAGTCTCGTTGCCCGGTGGTTGCGCAATCGGTTCCCGGCCGGTGAATATTCATATTCACGGTATGGAAAAAATGGGAGCCAAAATCTTGGTCGAAGATGGATATATTCATGCCACCGTTGATGGACGCTTGAAAGGTGCCCAGATTGACATGGAGCCGGTGACGGTGACTGGGACTGAGAATTTATTGATGGCTGCTGTTTTAGCTGAAGGTACAACGGTGTTGCGTAATGCGGCCCGTGAACCAGAGGTAACAGATTTAGCTCAATTCTTGGTCAAGATGGGTGCAAAAATTACCGGTATTGGAACGGATGTTCTAACGATTCAGGGCGTAAAATCCTTAAAGGGCGTATCTTATGATGTGATTCCTGATCGAATTGAAGCGGGTACTTATCTCGCAGCAGCAGCGGTTACTCAAAGTAAAGTGACTGTTAAGAATGTGACTCCTGAGCATTTATTTGCGGTACTTGAGAAGTTTAAAGAGGCGGGTGCGGAAGTTACCACCACTGCAAATTCGATTACGTTGGATATGATTGGTAGAACGCTTAAACCAGTGAATATCAAAACAGAGCCATTTCCTGATTTTCCAACGGATATGCAGGCACAATTTGTCGTTATGAACGCGATCGCAGAAGGCGATTCAATTGTTGAAGAAACAATCTTTGAAAATCGGTTTATGCATGTAAGTGAGCTGACACGTATGGGTGCCAGTATTCAGGTGCACGGAAACATTGCACATATTACAGGTGTTGAATCCTTAACGGGGGCAGAGGTAATGGCAACCGATTTACGTGCTTCGGCGTGTTTGATTCTAGCCGCGCTGGTTGCAAAAGGGCAGACAGTGGTTGATCGAGTGTATCACCTTGACCGAGGTTACGAGATCGTTGAAGAGAAATTCCATAAATTAGGCGCCGATATTATTCGACTTTCTGAATAAGAAATCGTTTATTACCGGCCGGTACAGTTTTTAAAATTTAAATATTTGATGTGTTATGAGTGAACAACTAACAATTGCCCTATCGAAAGGGCGTATATATAAAGATACTTTACCGCTTTTAGAAGCGGCAAATATCATTCCCCAAGAAGATCCGAGCAAAAGTCGAAAACTGATTATTCCAACGAATCATGATAATGTTCGTTTGTTGATCGTTCGTGCAACGGATGCTCCGACATATGTTGCTCATGGTGCGGCAGATATCGGGGTTGCCGGAAAAGATGTATTGATGGAAGCTCCAACGGACAATATCTATGAGTTATTGGATTTACATATCGCAAAATGTAAATTAATGGTTGCTGGCCCTGAAGTGGAAAAGCCTCACGGACATCGATTAAAGATTGCAACCAAGTACATCAAGTCTGCTCGTGAATATTATGCTCAGAAAGGGCAACAGGTTGATTTGATTAAGCTTTATGGTTCTATGGAAATAGCTCCGTTAATCGACTTGGCAGATCGTATTGTAGATTTGGTAGACACTGGAAACACTTTAAAGGCAAATGGCTTGGTGCCTATGGAGCATATTGCAGACATCAGCTCACGCATGATTGTCAATCAGCATGCTTATAAAACCAAGTTCAATCAGATTAATGAAATTGTTCAACAATTTAAATCGGTGATCGAGAAGTAAGATGTTAAATATTCGACGTTTATCTGCTAACAAAGCAGGCTTTAGAGAAGAGTTAGACCAACTATTAGCGTGGGAAACGGTATCGAACCAATCGGTCAATGATATCGTTAACGAAGTGTGTGCTCGTGTTCGTTCGGAAGGGGATGCGGCCTTGCTTGAATATACGGCTAAATTTGACCGTATGAGTTTGGAGAAAGGTGCAGATCTAGAAATCCCTAAGGCTCGTCTTCAGAAGGCACTTGAAAACATTCCTGCAGATCAGCGTGAAGCTCTGGAGATTTCTGCTAAGCGTGTTCGTGACTATCACGAGCGTCAAGTTCAGGAGTCTTGGAGTTATGAAGAAGCTGATGGAACTATGTTGGGTCAGCAGGTTACGCCGCTTGATTCAGTCGGCCTTTATGTGCCTGGTGGTAAAGCGGCTTATCCTTCATCAGTTATTATGAATGCGATTCCTGCCAAAGTTGCAGGGGTTGAAAAATTGATTATGGTTGTGCCAACTCCTGATGGCGAAGTCAATGAAATGGTATTGGCCGCGGCAGCAATCTGTGACGTTGATTCGGTATTCACTTTAGGCGGTGCGCAAGCCGTTGCAGCTTTGGCTTATGGAACGGAGACCGTTCCGGCAGTGGATAAAATCGTCGGACCAGGGAATATTTTTGTTGCGACTGCTAAACGTTTGGTATTCGGAACGGTTGGTATCGATATGATTGCTGGTCCTTCTGAGATTTTGGTGTACTGCGATGGAAAAACTGACCCAGATTGGATTGCGGTAGATTTGTTTTCGCAAGCGGAACATGATGAAGATGCGCAATCGATTTTGGTGACTCAGGATGCAGACTTCGCTGACAAGGTGTATGAGAGCATGAATAAGCTATTGCCAACTATGCCTCGTAAAGAAATTATCCAAAAAGCGTTAGATGATCGCGGAGCAATCATTGTGGTTGACAATGAAGAACAAGCGATTGAAATGATTAATGTTATTGCGCCTGAACACTTGGAGTTGTCTGTTGATGATCCTAAAGCGTTATTGCCAAAAATCCGCCATGCGGGTGCGATTTTCATGGGTCGTTATACGGCAGAGGCTTTAGGTGACTACTGTGCGGGACCTAACCATGTTCTTCCAACGTCACGCACAGCCCGTTTCTCTTCACCTCTAGGTGTTTATGACTTTCAGAAACGTTCAAGCTTGATTATGTGTTCTGCAGAGGGCGCAAATACGTTAGGAAAAGTTGCTGGAGTTTTAGCAGATGGTGAAGGGCTTCAAGCTCACGCAGCCTCTGCTCGTTACCGTGTAAAAGGTTAATTTAATCTTTACCGGCCGGTATCTATACCTTCGGGTGAACTTTAAGAAAGCCACTAGAGAAATCAGTGGCTTTTTTTATGGTGTTTTAAAAGATAATCTTGAAGATATTTCTACTGCCTTTAGGCTTAAATAGTCGACTCTGAATAACTGGGTGATGGGCTCCAAGGTAAGTGAAAAACGTTTTTAATTAATAGCGTTTACGATTGTTTATGTTTAGGAATATACAATTTCAAGTGAGTTTGAGTTATTAGGAATAAGCTTATGCAAAGAGATGAATTAATTGCTTATATTGATACTTTATTGGAAGTGGATGCCTATAAAGACTATGCACCGAATGGTTTGCAAGTTGAGGGTCGCGCTGAGATAAAAAAAATAGTTACCGGTGTGACTGCGTGTCAGGCATTGATTGACGCTGCTATAGAAAAACAGGCAGATGCGATTCTAGTTCATCATGGGTATTTTTGGAAAAGTGAGCCGCAACAAATCATTGGCTTTAAACAGAAACGCATCAAAAGCTTACTGCAAAATGACATTAATTTATTAGGATACCACTTACCTCTCGATGGTCATCCTGAGTTAGGTAATAATGCTCAGCTTGGAAAGCTCTGGGAAATCGAGGTGATTGAGCAAGATGGCCTGTTATTTACTGGCAAGTTTAAAGTTCCCGTTGCTGTTGAAGAATTCTACGCAAAGGTAGCATCCACTTTGAAGCGTGAGCCTTTATGGTTAAAGGGTGGGGCTGAAATGATTTCACAGATTTCGTGGTGTTCCGGTGGAGCTCAAGGTTATATCGATAGGGCAATTGATAAAGGATCTGACCTGTATATCAGTGGTGAAGTTTCTGAGCAGACTACACACTTGGCAAGAGAGTGCAGAATCCATTATTTCGCCGCAGGACACCATGCAACCGAGACACATGGAGTTTATGTCTTAGGAGAGCACCTAAAAGAAAAGTTTGCTCTAGATGTGGAATTTATTGATATTCCAAATCCTGTTTAAAGGGATGTAACTTATTTATTTTATTTATGAAATTAAATAGATAAAATTGATTTAATGAGACTATAAGTAAATACTTATTTCAGTTTTTTGGGGGCTTATGTAGAATAAGTCCCCGATTTTGCTTGTGTACAACTAGGGAAAAGCCTATGTCTAAAGAAGAAAATAACAAGACGAGTGTAAACCTTCAGCGTCGCCGGCTGTTGACTGGGGCGACTGGAGTGGTTGGTGCCGCTGGTGCAACCTTTTTGGCTGTGCCCTTTGTTAGCTCTTGGCAACCTAGTGAAAAAGCTAAGGCAGCTGGAGCGCCAGTGGATGCGGATATTACCAAACTGCAGCCCGGTCAAATGTTAACGGTTGCATGGCGTGGTAAGCCTGTTTGGGTGGTTAGACGCACGCCAGATATGTTGGAAAACCTTCCAAAAATGGATGGTGATTTAAGTGACCCTGAATCAAACGAATCCATTCAGCCTGACTATTGTAAAAATGAGAGTCGTGCGATTAAAGATGAATTTTTGGTCGTGGTAGGGGTTTGTACTCATTTAGGGTGTGCGCCACTTTATCGTCCAGCAATTGGTTCTCCGGATATGGATGAAGGCTGGCAAGGTGGTTTCTTCTGTCCATGTCACGGTTCTAAGTTTGATTTGGCAGGGCGTGTTTATAGATCGGTTCCTGCACCTACGAACCTTGAAATTCCACCTTATCACTTCAAAGCTGACAATGTTATTCGCATTGGGGAAAGCGAAGGGGAGACGGCTTAATGTCAGATATGAATCATGAAAAATTGCAAGCAAAGCGTGGGACGGTTCTAGGTTGGTTTGATCGCCGTTACCCATTAGTAAGTACTTGGAATGAGCATGTTGGTGAATACTATGCGCCAAAGAATTTTAACTTCTGGTATTTCTTTGGCTCACTTGCACTGCTCGTATTAGTTAATCAGTTTGTGACTGGTATTTGGTTAACGATGAGTTATAAGCCATCGGCAGCAGAAGCGTTTAATTCCGTTGAATACATTATGCGTGATGTTGAATGGGGTTGGTTGATTCGCTATATGCACTCCACAGGTGCTTCAGCATTTTTTATTGTTGTTTACCTGCATATGATGCGTGGGCTGATGTATGGTTCCTATAAAGAGCCACGTGAGCTGGTTTGGATTATCGGTATGTTGATATTCCTTGTGCTTATGGCTGAGGCCTTTATGGGATATTTATTGCCTTGGGGGCAAATGTCTTATTGGGGAGCTCAGGTAATTATTTCACTATTTGGTGCAATCCCAGTTATTGGGCCTGATTTAGCGACTTGGGTGCGTGGTGATTTCATCATCTCGGATGCAACTTTGAACCGTTTCTTTGCATTGCACGTGATTGCATTGCCGCTGGTATTAATTATTCTGGTGTTTATGCATATTGTCGCTCTTCACCGTGTGGGTTCAAATAACCCTGACGGTATTGAAATTAAAAAGTATAAAAATGCACAAGGACTTCCACGTGATGGAATTCCATTCCACCCTTATTATTCGGTTAAGGATTCCATGGGGGCTGTGTTCTTTGCCATCTTGTTTGCTGTCGTCGTATTCTATATGCCAGAAGGTGGTGGATACTTTATTGAGCCACCTAACTTTGAACCTGCGAATCCGTTGAAAACGCCTGAGCACATTGCACCTGTTTGGTATTTCACACCGTTCTATGCAATTTTGCGTGCAGTTCCTGATAAGTTTTTAGGGGTTGTTGCGATGGGTGCTGCGATTATGTTCTTATTTGCAATGCCTTGGTTGGATCGTTGTAAGGTGAAATCAATTCGTTATCGTGGAATGTCATTCAAGTTATTGTTAGCAATGTTTGTGATTTCATTCCTAATTTTGGGTTGGTTGGGAACACAGCCTGCGACAGCAACATTGACGCTATTGGCACAAATTTTCACAGCAACCTATTTCTTGTTTTTCTTGATATTGCCCTATACTTCGGCGAGAGAGAAAACGAAGCCGGTTCCTGAGGAGGTCAGATAAATGAAAAAGTTATTTTTATTGATTAGTTTATCTGTGATGGCTGTTTTGCCTCAAGCGAACGCAGCAGGCCCTTCAATTGAATTGGATAAAGCAGAAAATAATCTGCGTGATCAAGATTCCTTACAGCGTGGTGCACAGTTGTTTACCAACTATTGCATGGCATGTCACTCAATTAAATATATGCGTTATAACCGAATTGCTCGTGATATCGGTTGGACGGATGAAGAAGTGATTGCCAAAATGTCTTTCAACCAAGCAAAAGTGGTGGATGATGTTCTAACACGGATGGAGCCAGGTGTGGGTACTGAAGTTCTTGGTACCGAGCCGCCTGATTTGTCTTTGATGGCTCGCTTGAAAGGAACGGATTACATTTATACCTTCTTACGCTCTTATCAGATGGATGAAGAAGGTAATTGGGATAATAGCGTGCTAAAAGGTACTTCAATGCCGCACGTACTTGAAGGCGTTCAGCGCTATTCTTCACAAGAGGAATATGATCAAGCCGCTCGTGATATTTCTAACTTCTTAGAGTATGTTGGAGAGCCTGCGAAGCTTGAACGTCATGATTTAGGTTGGAAAGTCATTGCTTTCTTGTTATTCCTATTGCTACTGACTTGGTTGTTGAAAAAAGAGTACTGGCGCGATATTAAACACTAATCGTTTGTTACCGGCCGGTATCTTTACAAGCCCTGTAATGGTTTTCCGTTACAGGGTTTTTTATTGGGTTAAAATCTAGCAAATCTAATTACTTAAATACAAGGTTGTTGAATGGCAAAAAGTAAGGTCGCCTATGTCTGCACGGAATGCGGAGCCGAATATGCACAATGGCAAGGGCAGTGCACGGCTTGTAAAGCTTGGAACACGCTGAAAGAGATTAAGCTTGGGAGCGCTAAATCCTCTGCGGCAAAAAAAGCGGCAAAAGGTTATGCCGGTGAAGCGGACAATCAAGTCAAATCGATTCATGATG
Proteins encoded in this window:
- the mlaD gene encoding outer membrane lipid asymmetry maintenance protein MlaD — encoded protein: MNRQKKFEIGVGVLVLMTIVALFFIALKVSNFTALQDRPTYQITALFENIGGLKKRAPVKMSGVVIGRVSHIVIDPVTYKAKVFMEIDQEFDNLPLDTSGAILTSGLLGDQYIGVTPGADMEFLQSGDQLEFTQSALVLEELIGQFLVKMSES
- a CDS encoding MlaC/ttg2D family ABC transporter substrate-binding protein, which encodes MKLSFSKFLWVLCALMVPFMANAVEQKNISQDNPTLLVTELSDFVVKTLNDHRSQFEQDNQQVVDFAYANVLPYVDTDRMARYALGKNWRSATEQQQKAFTKAFTENLIRSYSQSFLNLKIESVTVSPAVIEKPGRASVSSTVVQQEGKPAEVLYRVYQDKQSKKWFLYDVVIENVSMLLSYRSVYSNAVATQGLDAVIKELQDKNQQVLAN
- a CDS encoding STAS domain-containing protein; this encodes MSQDSLQDVLVIPAEATLLELSAWLKKEQVLVKNSNVLDFSQMRKGDSSILALMLYLQSQLPAGQKLLARHFPEQLKTLLELYDLENTFELE
- a CDS encoding ABC transporter ATP-binding protein; this translates as MKAVEFQAVEKYYDSFQALKGVSFDVEEGEFFGLLGPNGAGKSTLINSMSGLVTPSSGSISVLGNDVIADYRKTRRALGLVPQELIADPFFNIRELLELQSGYFGIKGPQQQKWIDELLERLALSEKAKSLTHQLSGGMKRRALIAMALVHKPKVLVLDEPTAGVDVDLRRTLWEFTKELHAQGHTIILTTHYLEEAEALCNRVAIMQEGQIKALDKTSALLSRHAYRYLRVVTPHSKKDLVPELQSRLEESDGNGILLKVKKEECMSSVLGWLHQSGIAIEDISSRDASLEEVFLDLTSGKAQETKNV
- a CDS encoding ABC transporter permease, with translation MFNFAGCWALFIKEVRRFYSVVVQTVFAPVVATLLYLLVFGQIIDSQTEVFNGVGYSEFLIPGLVMMSILQNAFANTSSSLIQSKMHGNLTFVLLSPISSLEMYIAFIAASVVRGLAVGVGILLVGWIGFDIRFDSPLWILVFAVLSAAMMGGLGMLAGIVSDKYDHLAAFQNFIIMPLTFLSGVFYSIHALPGFWQQLSHFNPFFYMVDGFRYGFYSQSDVSIYLSLGVTIIFLLAVSTINLILLAKGVKIRH
- a CDS encoding BolA family protein, producing MSPETIRSMIQDKIADSQVETSGADCNFAVVVTSPEFEGKSPIQRHRMVNEVFKEQLANGELHALSIKTQTP
- the murA gene encoding UDP-N-acetylglucosamine 1-carboxyvinyltransferase produces the protein MDKLLIKGQNQLSGSVDISGSKNAALPILAACLLADSTVKVSNIPHLRDVTTTIRLLAAMGAEVLIDEQRTVEINSSTLKSCEAPYELVKTMRASILVLGPLLAKYGEAKVSLPGGCAIGSRPVNIHIHGMEKMGAKILVEDGYIHATVDGRLKGAQIDMEPVTVTGTENLLMAAVLAEGTTVLRNAAREPEVTDLAQFLVKMGAKITGIGTDVLTIQGVKSLKGVSYDVIPDRIEAGTYLAAAAVTQSKVTVKNVTPEHLFAVLEKFKEAGAEVTTTANSITLDMIGRTLKPVNIKTEPFPDFPTDMQAQFVVMNAIAEGDSIVEETIFENRFMHVSELTRMGASIQVHGNIAHITGVESLTGAEVMATDLRASACLILAALVAKGQTVVDRVYHLDRGYEIVEEKFHKLGADIIRLSE
- the hisG gene encoding ATP phosphoribosyltransferase, with the translated sequence MSEQLTIALSKGRIYKDTLPLLEAANIIPQEDPSKSRKLIIPTNHDNVRLLIVRATDAPTYVAHGAADIGVAGKDVLMEAPTDNIYELLDLHIAKCKLMVAGPEVEKPHGHRLKIATKYIKSAREYYAQKGQQVDLIKLYGSMEIAPLIDLADRIVDLVDTGNTLKANGLVPMEHIADISSRMIVNQHAYKTKFNQINEIVQQFKSVIEK
- the hisD gene encoding histidinol dehydrogenase → MLNIRRLSANKAGFREELDQLLAWETVSNQSVNDIVNEVCARVRSEGDAALLEYTAKFDRMSLEKGADLEIPKARLQKALENIPADQREALEISAKRVRDYHERQVQESWSYEEADGTMLGQQVTPLDSVGLYVPGGKAAYPSSVIMNAIPAKVAGVEKLIMVVPTPDGEVNEMVLAAAAICDVDSVFTLGGAQAVAALAYGTETVPAVDKIVGPGNIFVATAKRLVFGTVGIDMIAGPSEILVYCDGKTDPDWIAVDLFSQAEHDEDAQSILVTQDADFADKVYESMNKLLPTMPRKEIIQKALDDRGAIIVVDNEEQAIEMINVIAPEHLELSVDDPKALLPKIRHAGAIFMGRYTAEALGDYCAGPNHVLPTSRTARFSSPLGVYDFQKRSSLIMCSAEGANTLGKVAGVLADGEGLQAHAASARYRVKG
- a CDS encoding Nif3-like dinuclear metal center hexameric protein, translating into MQRDELIAYIDTLLEVDAYKDYAPNGLQVEGRAEIKKIVTGVTACQALIDAAIEKQADAILVHHGYFWKSEPQQIIGFKQKRIKSLLQNDINLLGYHLPLDGHPELGNNAQLGKLWEIEVIEQDGLLFTGKFKVPVAVEEFYAKVASTLKREPLWLKGGAEMISQISWCSGGAQGYIDRAIDKGSDLYISGEVSEQTTHLARECRIHYFAAGHHATETHGVYVLGEHLKEKFALDVEFIDIPNPV
- the petA gene encoding ubiquinol-cytochrome c reductase iron-sulfur subunit gives rise to the protein MSKEENNKTSVNLQRRRLLTGATGVVGAAGATFLAVPFVSSWQPSEKAKAAGAPVDADITKLQPGQMLTVAWRGKPVWVVRRTPDMLENLPKMDGDLSDPESNESIQPDYCKNESRAIKDEFLVVVGVCTHLGCAPLYRPAIGSPDMDEGWQGGFFCPCHGSKFDLAGRVYRSVPAPTNLEIPPYHFKADNVIRIGESEGETA
- a CDS encoding cytochrome b, which encodes MSDMNHEKLQAKRGTVLGWFDRRYPLVSTWNEHVGEYYAPKNFNFWYFFGSLALLVLVNQFVTGIWLTMSYKPSAAEAFNSVEYIMRDVEWGWLIRYMHSTGASAFFIVVYLHMMRGLMYGSYKEPRELVWIIGMLIFLVLMAEAFMGYLLPWGQMSYWGAQVIISLFGAIPVIGPDLATWVRGDFIISDATLNRFFALHVIALPLVLIILVFMHIVALHRVGSNNPDGIEIKKYKNAQGLPRDGIPFHPYYSVKDSMGAVFFAILFAVVVFYMPEGGGYFIEPPNFEPANPLKTPEHIAPVWYFTPFYAILRAVPDKFLGVVAMGAAIMFLFAMPWLDRCKVKSIRYRGMSFKLLLAMFVISFLILGWLGTQPATATLTLLAQIFTATYFLFFLILPYTSAREKTKPVPEEVR
- a CDS encoding cytochrome c1; protein product: MKKLFLLISLSVMAVLPQANAAGPSIELDKAENNLRDQDSLQRGAQLFTNYCMACHSIKYMRYNRIARDIGWTDEEVIAKMSFNQAKVVDDVLTRMEPGVGTEVLGTEPPDLSLMARLKGTDYIYTFLRSYQMDEEGNWDNSVLKGTSMPHVLEGVQRYSSQEEYDQAARDISNFLEYVGEPAKLERHDLGWKVIAFLLFLLLLTWLLKKEYWRDIKH